The proteins below come from a single Orcinus orca chromosome 6, mOrcOrc1.1, whole genome shotgun sequence genomic window:
- the LOC101278891 gene encoding 60S ribosomal protein L17-like — MVRYSLDPENPTKSCKSRGSNLRVHFKNTRETAQAIKGMHIRKATKYLKDVTLKKQCVPFCHYNGGVGRCAQAKQWGCTQGRWPKKSAEFLLHMLKNAESNAELKGLDVDSLVIEHIQVNKAPRMQHRTYRAHGRINPYMSSPCHIEMILTEKEQIVPKPEQEVAQKKKISQKKLNKQKLMAQE, encoded by the coding sequence ATGGTTCGctattcacttgacccagaaaatCCCACAAAATCATGCAAGTCGAGAGGTTCAAATCTTCGTGTTCACTTTAAGAACACTCGTGAAACAGCCCAGGCCATTAAGGGTATGCATATCCGAAAAGCCACCAAGTATCTGAAGGATGTCACTTTAAAGAAGCAATGTGTGCCGTTCTGTCATTACAATGGTGGAGTTGGTAGGTGTGCCCAGGCCAAACAGTGGGGCTGCACGCAGGGTCGGTGGCCCAAAAAGAGTGCTGAATTTTTACTGCACATGCTCAAAAATGCAGAGAGTAATGCTGAACTTAAGGGCTTAGATGTAGATTCTCTGGTCATTGAGCACATCCAGGTGAACAAAGCCCCCAGGATGCAGCACAGGACTTATAGAGCTCATGGTCGGATCAACCCATACATGAGCTCTCCGTGCCACATTGAGATGATCcttactgaaaaagaacagattgttCCTAAACCAGAACAGGAGGTtgcccagaagaaaaagatatcccagaagaaattgaacaaacaaaaacttatggCCCAGGAATAA